The proteins below come from a single Stomoxys calcitrans chromosome 1, idStoCalc2.1, whole genome shotgun sequence genomic window:
- the LOC131995591 gene encoding uncharacterized protein LOC131995591: MLSRLPTVDEIEIDQVLDFETTEFDSDIYKELREVVKSNQEKLPDLKIIDNMIFKKAHASYEPEIQECQWIPETLTHVLIEQAHTNTTAAHGGISKTLHRLKEKYYWPQMVSQVRQYVTNCTVCKKTQ; the protein is encoded by the coding sequence ATGCTCTCACGACTACCCACAGTTGACGAAATCGAAATAGACCAAGTCTTGGACTTCGAGACCACTGAGTTTGACAGTGACATATATAAAGAGCTTCGAGAGGTTGTGAAAAGCAACCAAGAGAAATTGCCTGATCTCAAGATTATCGATAACATGATATTCAAGAAGGCCCATGCATCGTATGAACCTGAAATACAAGAATGCCAATGGATCCCTGAGACGTTAACGCATGTACTAATCGAACAAGCTCATACCAACACCACAGCTGCCCATGGAGGCATATCCAAGACGTTGCATCGGTTAAAGGAGAAGTACTACTGGCCGCAAATGGTGTCACAAGTGCGACAATACGTCACCAATTGCACGGTATGCAAGAAAACCCAGTGA